The following are from one region of the Stigmatella ashevillena genome:
- a CDS encoding alpha-L-rhamnosidase-related protein, with amino-acid sequence MTTLTVASRAAARTSPDSYSPASRTLVPVRVHSTSGSVSASQNVLSGASTRLSGTNAALVLDFGKEVGGLVTLSFSGASSTGQQLGLAFSESALYVGTSSDLSNGGSGSDGALYANVSGAGTYTMPTSKLRGGFRYLTLFLTTSGWIDLNGVSLSFTAAPGKSNPQDYANYFSSNDPLLNKLWYAGAYTVQMNTIAPHQGRVWGPPSTGWQNNATVGVGTSVLTDGAKRDRSVWPGDLGIALPTQYVSTNDTVSTRNALAILYQHQQATGELPFAGPEINFYGSDTYHLWTMIGTASYYTYSGDKAWLDSIWSQYKLAMGFILAKVGTNGLLSVTGINDWARGNQGGENIAANAILYATLLGGAQLADVENDTASASAWRTRAATLKSAANTRLWNPSIGLYRDNPSSTLYPQDGNSLAVWYKLTDSTQKDASIVRALTARWNHIGALTPEKNDGGKIGTFPGSMELQAHLTAGDDVNALILMRREWGYMLNSPIGTASTFWEGLNADGSFDYGGSYVSAAHGWATGPTFALTFSVLGLMPLAPDGRYHFIPHPGDLTHVEGSITLPQGLVSGSWDASASTGSFSAKLTSPAGTSGTVGIPTYGSSSVSVSVNGAIAWSGGAFRSVPGITGGSSDGRYIYLTGVAPGSYTLTATGVVAPIPFTVSVLPSRLPVGYTLCAAEGGTCTPSGTQVLAYGAGAYAYRLISGPTACTTASFGGTDPAYNLLKSCYLAPAGGPVGFTRCADEKGACSFSGTSRLVAYGNNGAFRFQLASGSIACTNEAFGTDPLPNVAKSCYLASADAPPPGNWSRCATENTSCAVPNGQPLAFGANGAFWSTTSSGTTVCNSGSFGVDPLFGAPKACYVPAGAPTGFGTLCSAENGSCAFSGQKTVAYGANGAFLYKTFTGGTPCTAAAFGGTDPLYGVAKSCYLP; translated from the coding sequence ATGACCACCCTGACTGTTGCCTCCCGAGCAGCCGCGCGAACCTCGCCCGACAGTTACTCGCCGGCCTCCCGCACCCTGGTGCCGGTCCGGGTGCACAGCACGTCCGGCTCGGTGAGCGCCTCTCAAAACGTGCTCTCTGGAGCATCTACCCGGCTGTCCGGAACAAATGCAGCGCTCGTTCTCGACTTTGGCAAGGAGGTCGGCGGGCTGGTGACACTGAGCTTCTCGGGCGCGAGCAGCACCGGCCAGCAGCTCGGCCTCGCCTTCTCCGAGTCGGCCCTGTACGTCGGGACGAGCAGCGATTTGAGCAATGGCGGCTCGGGCTCTGACGGAGCCCTCTACGCCAACGTCTCGGGAGCGGGCACCTACACGATGCCCACCAGCAAACTTCGGGGCGGCTTTCGTTACCTCACCCTGTTCCTGACGACCTCCGGATGGATCGACCTCAACGGAGTCTCCCTGAGCTTCACCGCCGCGCCCGGCAAGTCCAATCCCCAGGACTACGCCAACTATTTCTCTTCCAACGATCCCCTGCTCAACAAGCTCTGGTACGCCGGTGCCTATACGGTGCAGATGAACACCATCGCTCCACACCAGGGCCGCGTCTGGGGTCCGCCGTCCACGGGTTGGCAGAACAACGCCACCGTGGGCGTGGGCACAAGCGTGCTCACCGACGGCGCGAAACGAGACCGGTCGGTATGGCCGGGAGATCTCGGCATCGCGCTGCCCACTCAGTACGTGTCCACCAATGACACCGTGTCGACGCGCAACGCGCTCGCGATTCTCTACCAGCACCAGCAAGCCACGGGGGAGTTGCCCTTCGCGGGGCCGGAAATCAACTTCTACGGCTCCGACACCTATCACCTGTGGACGATGATCGGCACCGCGTCCTACTACACCTACTCGGGGGACAAGGCGTGGCTGGATTCGATCTGGAGCCAGTACAAACTCGCCATGGGTTTCATCCTCGCCAAGGTGGGCACCAACGGCTTGCTCTCCGTCACCGGAATCAATGACTGGGCCCGCGGCAATCAAGGCGGCGAGAACATCGCGGCGAACGCCATTCTCTACGCCACGCTGCTCGGCGGTGCCCAACTCGCGGACGTGGAGAACGACACCGCAAGCGCTTCGGCTTGGCGGACCCGCGCGGCCACGCTCAAGTCGGCCGCCAACACCCGGCTCTGGAATCCCTCCATCGGTCTTTACCGGGACAACCCCTCCAGCACCCTCTACCCCCAGGACGGCAACTCCCTGGCCGTCTGGTACAAGCTCACCGACAGCACTCAGAAGGACGCGAGCATCGTGCGCGCCCTCACCGCTCGCTGGAACCACATTGGCGCCCTCACCCCGGAGAAGAACGACGGCGGGAAGATCGGCACCTTCCCAGGCTCGATGGAGCTCCAAGCGCACCTGACCGCGGGCGATGACGTCAACGCCCTCATCCTCATGCGGCGCGAGTGGGGATACATGCTCAACAGCCCCATCGGCACCGCCAGCACCTTCTGGGAAGGGCTCAATGCCGATGGCTCATTCGATTATGGCGGTTCCTATGTGAGCGCCGCGCACGGGTGGGCCACCGGCCCCACCTTCGCCCTCACCTTCTCCGTGCTCGGCCTCATGCCCCTCGCCCCGGACGGACGCTATCACTTCATTCCTCACCCGGGTGACCTCACACACGTCGAGGGCTCCATCACCCTTCCTCAGGGCTTGGTCTCCGGCTCCTGGGACGCCTCCGCCTCGACGGGCTCTTTCTCCGCCAAGCTGACGAGCCCCGCGGGTACCTCCGGCACCGTCGGCATTCCCACCTACGGTTCCTCCAGCGTCAGCGTCTCCGTCAACGGCGCCATCGCCTGGTCCGGCGGGGCCTTCCGCAGCGTCCCCGGCATCACCGGTGGATCCTCCGATGGCCGCTACATCTACCTGACCGGCGTGGCTCCTGGCTCCTATACCCTCACGGCCACCGGCGTCGTCGCTCCCATCCCCTTCACCGTCTCGGTGCTGCCCAGTCGACTTCCTGTCGGCTACACCCTGTGCGCAGCCGAAGGCGGCACCTGCACGCCCAGCGGCACTCAGGTGTTGGCCTACGGCGCAGGCGCCTATGCCTACCGCCTCATCAGCGGCCCCACTGCCTGCACCACCGCCTCCTTCGGTGGCACCGACCCCGCCTACAACCTCCTCAAGTCCTGCTACCTGGCTCCCGCTGGCGGGCCCGTAGGCTTCACCCGGTGCGCTGACGAGAAGGGAGCCTGCTCCTTCTCTGGCACCAGCAGGCTGGTTGCCTATGGCAACAACGGCGCGTTCCGCTTCCAGCTCGCCAGCGGCAGCATCGCCTGCACCAACGAAGCCTTCGGCACCGACCCCCTGCCCAATGTCGCCAAGAGCTGCTACCTCGCCTCGGCTGACGCTCCTCCTCCTGGCAACTGGAGCCGCTGCGCGACCGAGAACACCTCGTGCGCCGTGCCCAACGGACAGCCTCTGGCCTTTGGTGCCAATGGCGCCTTCTGGAGCACCACCTCCAGCGGCACCACCGTCTGCAACAGTGGCTCCTTCGGCGTAGACCCGCTCTTCGGCGCTCCGAAGGCGTGCTACGTCCCGGCCGGAGCACCCACTGGCTTCGGAACGCTGTGCTCGGCGGAGAACGGCTCCTGCGCCTTCAGCGGCCAGAAGACCGTGGCCTACGGGGCCAACGGCGCCTTCCTCTACAAGACCTTCACCGGCGGCACCCCGTGCACCGCGGCGGCTTTCGGTGGGACGGATCCGCTCTACGGCGTCGCCAAGTCCTGCTACCTCCCCTGA
- a CDS encoding alpha-L-rhamnosidase-related protein yields the protein MTMHEYPPIRQSVIGFRRCRARATVLWGLAVLVTTAVPSGALARTSPDSYSPTSRTVAPVRVYSTSGSVSSPQNVLSGAPTRLSGANAQVVYDFGKEVGGLVTLSFSGASGAGQQLGLAFSESSLYIGKDSDLSNGGASPDGALYANVSGAGTYTMPTDKLRGGFRYLTLFLTTSGWVDLNGISLNFTPAPGKSNPQDYANYFSSNDPLLNKIWYAGAYTVQMNTIASNQGRVWGPPSTGWQNNATVGVGSSVLVDGAKRDRTVWAGDLGIALPTQYVSTNDTVSTRNAIAMLFQYQRPSGELQWGGSPFNLWGSTTYTMWALLGTASYYTYSGDKAWLDSIWSKYKVTMNFVLSQVGGNGLLSIPKTYREDWARQYPEGENIEANAILYATLIGGAQLAEAENDATSASAWRNRAAALKSAANAQLWNPAIGLYRDNPTSTLYPQDGNSLAVWYKLTDSTQKDASIVRALTARWNHIGALTPEKNDGGKIGTFPGSMELQAHLTAGDDVNALILMRREWGHMLNSPIGTASTFWEGMDYHGSLDPAYGGSFVSAAHGWATGPTFALTFSVLGLMPLAPDGRYHFIPHPGDLTHVEGSITLPQGLVSGSWDASAPSGTFSARLTSPAGTSGTVGIPTYGSSSVSVSVNGTTAWSGGAFKGAPGISGGSADGRYIYLTGVAPGSYTFTASGVVAPAPFTVSVLPHQLPVGYTVCAAEGGTCTPSGTQVLAYGAGSYAYRLISGPTACTTASFGGTDPAYNLLKSCYLAPAGGPAGFTACAAEKGTCSFSGMRQVAYGNNGAFRFRIANGSIACTNEAFGTDPLPNVAKSCYLAPADAPPSGNWSRCAIEGNSCTVPSGQPLAFGANGAFWSGTSSGTTVCNSGSFGVDPLFGTAKACYVPTGAPTGFGTLCSAEQGTCAFSGQKTVAYGANGAFLYKTFTGGTPCTAAAFGGADPLYGVAKSCYLP from the coding sequence ATGACAATGCATGAATATCCCCCCATTCGTCAGTCTGTGATTGGATTCCGTCGGTGCCGTGCCCGCGCCACAGTGCTGTGGGGCCTGGCGGTCCTGGTCACCACGGCCGTCCCGTCCGGAGCGCTGGCGCGAACCTCACCCGACAGTTACTCGCCAACGTCCCGCACCGTGGCGCCGGTCCGGGTGTACAGCACGTCCGGCTCGGTGAGTTCTCCTCAGAATGTGCTCTCTGGAGCGCCCACCCGCCTGTCCGGCGCGAACGCCCAAGTCGTGTATGACTTTGGCAAGGAAGTCGGCGGGCTGGTGACGTTGAGCTTCTCGGGCGCGAGCGGTGCAGGCCAGCAACTCGGCCTCGCCTTCTCCGAGTCGTCGCTGTACATCGGGAAGGACAGCGATCTGAGCAATGGAGGAGCCAGCCCGGACGGAGCGCTCTACGCCAACGTCTCGGGAGCGGGCACCTACACGATGCCCACCGACAAGCTCCGGGGCGGCTTCCGCTACCTCACCCTGTTCCTGACGACCTCCGGCTGGGTCGACCTCAACGGAATCTCCCTGAACTTCACCCCCGCGCCCGGCAAGTCCAATCCCCAGGACTACGCCAACTACTTCTCCTCCAACGATCCCCTGCTCAACAAGATTTGGTACGCCGGTGCCTACACGGTGCAGATGAACACCATTGCCTCCAATCAGGGCCGCGTCTGGGGGCCACCGTCCACGGGCTGGCAGAACAACGCCACCGTGGGTGTGGGCTCGAGCGTGCTCGTCGACGGCGCGAAGCGGGACCGGACCGTGTGGGCAGGAGATCTCGGCATCGCGCTGCCCACCCAGTACGTGTCCACCAATGACACCGTGTCGACGCGCAACGCCATCGCGATGCTCTTCCAATATCAGAGGCCCTCCGGAGAGCTGCAATGGGGCGGCTCGCCCTTCAACCTCTGGGGTTCCACCACGTACACGATGTGGGCACTGCTCGGCACCGCGTCCTACTACACGTACTCAGGCGACAAGGCGTGGCTGGATTCGATCTGGAGCAAATACAAGGTCACGATGAATTTCGTCCTCTCCCAGGTCGGCGGCAATGGCCTGCTCAGCATTCCCAAGACCTATCGCGAGGACTGGGCGCGGCAGTATCCGGAAGGCGAGAACATCGAGGCGAACGCGATTCTGTACGCAACGCTCATCGGCGGTGCCCAACTCGCGGAGGCGGAGAACGACGCCACGAGCGCTTCTGCCTGGAGGAACCGGGCGGCGGCGCTCAAGTCGGCCGCCAACGCCCAGCTTTGGAACCCCGCCATCGGCCTGTACCGCGACAACCCCACCAGCACCCTCTACCCCCAGGACGGCAACTCCCTGGCCGTCTGGTACAAGCTCACCGACAGCACTCAGAAGGACGCGAGCATCGTGCGCGCCCTCACCGCTCGCTGGAACCACATTGGCGCCCTCACCCCGGAGAAGAACGACGGCGGGAAGATCGGCACCTTCCCAGGCTCGATGGAGCTCCAAGCGCACCTGACCGCAGGCGATGACGTCAACGCCCTCATCCTCATGCGGCGCGAGTGGGGACACATGCTCAACAGCCCCATCGGCACCGCCAGCACCTTCTGGGAAGGAATGGATTACCACGGCTCGCTCGACCCCGCGTACGGCGGCTCCTTCGTGAGCGCCGCGCACGGGTGGGCCACCGGCCCCACCTTCGCCCTCACCTTCTCCGTGCTCGGCCTCATGCCCCTCGCTCCGGACGGCCGCTATCACTTCATTCCTCACCCGGGAGACCTCACACACGTCGAGGGTTCCATCACCCTGCCTCAGGGCTTGGTCTCCGGCTCGTGGGACGCCTCCGCCCCTTCGGGCACCTTCTCCGCCAGGCTGACGAGCCCCGCGGGCACCTCCGGCACCGTCGGCATTCCCACCTACGGTTCCTCCAGCGTCAGCGTCTCCGTCAACGGCACCACCGCATGGTCGGGCGGTGCCTTCAAAGGCGCTCCAGGTATCAGCGGCGGATCCGCCGATGGGCGCTACATCTATCTGACCGGCGTGGCACCCGGCTCCTACACCTTCACGGCCAGCGGCGTCGTTGCTCCCGCTCCCTTCACCGTCTCGGTGCTGCCCCATCAGCTTCCCGTCGGATACACCGTGTGCGCGGCCGAAGGCGGCACCTGCACGCCCAGCGGCACCCAGGTGTTGGCCTACGGCGCGGGCTCCTACGCCTACCGCCTCATCAGTGGCCCCACGGCTTGCACCACCGCCTCCTTCGGTGGCACCGACCCCGCCTACAACCTCCTGAAGTCCTGCTACCTGGCCCCCGCGGGAGGCCCCGCGGGCTTCACCGCTTGCGCCGCGGAGAAAGGCACCTGTTCCTTTTCTGGGATGAGACAGGTCGCCTACGGCAACAACGGGGCCTTCCGCTTCCGGATCGCCAACGGAAGCATCGCCTGCACCAACGAAGCCTTCGGCACCGACCCCCTGCCCAATGTCGCCAAGAGCTGCTACCTGGCTCCCGCCGACGCGCCCCCTTCCGGCAACTGGAGCCGTTGCGCCATCGAGGGCAACTCGTGCACGGTGCCCAGCGGACAACCTCTGGCCTTCGGCGCCAACGGTGCCTTCTGGAGCGGCACCTCCAGCGGAACCACCGTCTGCAACAGTGGCTCCTTCGGCGTGGATCCCCTCTTCGGCACCGCGAAGGCTTGCTACGTCCCGACCGGGGCACCCACGGGCTTCGGGACGCTGTGCTCGGCGGAGCAGGGCACCTGCGCCTTCAGCGGCCAGAAGACCGTGGCCTATGGGGCCAACGGTGCCTTCCTCTACAAGACCTTCACCGGCGGCACCCCGTGCACCGCAGCGGCTTTCGGCGGCGCTGACCCGCTCTACGGCGTCGCCAAGTCCTGTTACCTCCCCTGA
- a CDS encoding oxidoreductase, giving the protein MTTTQKPLPSGYSARTTAREVIGTTRLDGAIAIVTGGYVGVGLETTRALSAAGATVIVPARTPDKAHAALADMAHVERESLDLSEPASIDAFAARFLASGRPLHILVNNAGVMAPPNVRDARGFECHLATNHLGHFQLTARLWPALRKAQGARVVSLSSRGHQRTAIDFEDPHFQRRPYDKYTAYGQSKTANALFALALDARGKAHRVRAFSVHPGAVMTELVRSLPDEEVRAAVAASSAISAFKNTEQGAATSVWCAMSPQLESLGGVYCEDADIAEAVAADFPGHSGVKPWARDPDQAERLWTKSEAWTGVKFTE; this is encoded by the coding sequence ATGACCACGACCCAAAAGCCCCTGCCCTCTGGCTACAGCGCGCGAACGACGGCGCGCGAAGTGATTGGCACCACCCGGCTCGATGGAGCCATTGCCATCGTGACCGGCGGATACGTCGGCGTGGGGTTGGAAACCACGCGCGCGCTCTCGGCCGCCGGCGCGACGGTGATCGTCCCGGCCAGGACACCGGACAAGGCCCACGCAGCGCTGGCGGACATGGCACACGTCGAACGTGAGAGCCTCGACCTGAGCGAGCCTGCCTCCATTGATGCGTTCGCCGCACGGTTCCTCGCGTCCGGCCGTCCCCTCCACATCCTCGTGAACAACGCGGGCGTCATGGCCCCGCCCAACGTGAGGGATGCGCGCGGGTTCGAGTGCCACCTCGCCACCAACCACCTGGGCCACTTCCAGCTCACGGCAAGACTCTGGCCCGCGCTGCGCAAGGCGCAGGGCGCGCGCGTCGTGTCCCTGTCGTCGCGAGGCCACCAGCGTACCGCGATCGACTTCGAGGATCCGCACTTCCAGCGGCGCCCCTATGACAAGTACACCGCCTACGGCCAGTCGAAGACGGCGAACGCGCTCTTCGCGCTCGCGCTCGACGCACGGGGAAAGGCCCACCGGGTGCGCGCGTTCTCGGTCCATCCCGGGGCCGTGATGACGGAGTTGGTGCGGTCCCTGCCGGATGAAGAGGTGCGGGCCGCCGTCGCCGCTTCGAGTGCCATCTCGGCCTTCAAGAACACAGAGCAGGGAGCGGCCACGAGCGTCTGGTGCGCGATGAGCCCGCAGCTCGAAAGCCTGGGTGGCGTCTACTGCGAGGACGCTGACATCGCCGAGGCGGTGGCCGCCGATTTCCCGGGGCACAGCGGCGTGAAACCATGGGCCCGGGATCCAGACCAGGCCGAGCGGCTCTGGACGAAGAGCGAAGCGTGGACCGGGGTGAAGTTCACCGAGTGA
- a CDS encoding helix-turn-helix transcriptional regulator: protein MTDTPSTSQRVELARFLRSRRERVRPADVGLPAGSRRRTPGLRREEVAQLADVGVSWYTWLEQGRDIHVSEPLLERLARALRLTPTERAHLFELAHGRPAALPVSSPATVRGVLQRILDAHPFPALVSTRRWDVLAWNAAAAILYGDFGRFPAGRRNGLWLMFMDPERRARMPSWEADARRTVAGFRLDAARAANRREFDALAAELARVSPEFARFWGEHDVAESPAGSKVLVHPDVGELEFEHVTLHYAEPEGHVLRVSLYTPQPGRSTERARKLFRLVTR, encoded by the coding sequence GTGACGGATACGCCAAGCACCTCCCAGCGCGTTGAACTCGCCCGATTCCTCCGCAGCCGCCGTGAGCGCGTTCGTCCCGCGGATGTGGGCTTGCCGGCCGGGAGCCGGCGGCGCACGCCGGGGTTGCGCCGCGAGGAGGTCGCCCAGCTCGCCGACGTGGGCGTGAGTTGGTACACGTGGCTGGAGCAGGGACGGGACATTCACGTGTCGGAGCCGTTGCTGGAACGGCTCGCGCGGGCGCTGCGTCTGACACCGACGGAGCGGGCACACCTCTTCGAGCTGGCGCACGGACGTCCTGCGGCACTTCCGGTGAGTTCTCCCGCCACGGTCAGGGGGGTCCTCCAGCGGATCCTGGATGCACACCCCTTTCCGGCGCTGGTTTCGACGCGGCGGTGGGATGTGCTCGCTTGGAACGCGGCGGCAGCGATCCTCTACGGAGACTTCGGGCGCTTTCCCGCCGGGCGGCGCAATGGGCTGTGGTTGATGTTCATGGATCCCGAGCGGCGTGCACGCATGCCGAGCTGGGAAGCCGATGCGAGGAGGACCGTGGCCGGCTTTCGCCTCGACGCCGCGCGGGCCGCGAACCGGAGGGAGTTCGATGCGCTCGCGGCGGAGCTGGCGCGCGTCAGCCCAGAGTTCGCTCGCTTCTGGGGCGAGCACGATGTGGCCGAGAGCCCCGCGGGCTCGAAGGTGCTCGTCCATCCGGATGTGGGCGAGCTCGAATTCGAGCATGTCACGCTCCACTATGCGGAGCCCGAAGGGCACGTGCTGCGCGTCTCCCTCTACACGCCACAGCCCGGGAGGAGCACGGAGCGCGCCCGGAAGCTATTCCGGCTCGTCACTCGGTGA
- a CDS encoding carboxypeptidase regulatory-like domain-containing protein — MKFSDGSIASGVTVYARVPSSTLAYRTTADAAGMYSLQLIPGTYYVGVDFAFHNFNGMETLVPAQPISTPTTLNLTAHDIQLNGRVVNSSGQPVANVRLWGEAVSGGYDSDRELSPVSGADGRFQVRMLPGTYSSMQLEPPPGGPYVITPLPNQTFSSNTTQDFVLGSVINLSGQVKFSDGSIAAGATVYAKTSSGSATYRATTDAAGMYSLQFIPGTYSVGVEFTSPGFTGTALVFSSRAFSTSSTLDLTTQDIQLNGRVVNSSGQPVANVYLRGGVHRDNGWNGLSPVSGADGRFQVRMLPATYLSMKLEPPTGSPYAVTPLPNQTFSGNTTQDFVLGSVISLSGQVKFSDGSIAAGVSVYAKEPSSSTATYQATTDAAGMYSLQLIPGTYSVGVEFASPGFTGSQTLLFSQPFSTPAPLNLTAQDIQLNGRVVNSSGQPVANVRLRGSMYRSNGWNDLSALSGADGRFQVRMFPGTYSSMLLEPYTPAYLMAPLPNQTFSASLSQEFVIGDTNECMVNNGGCNVNATCTNLPGSRTCACNSGYTGDGISCVEVSPAALTVTAPNGGEEWSTGSVRNITWTSSRVSQVNLRYSLDNGATWTLIAANVPADLGAYAWTLPASTSLNALVRIADAQNGTLVDTSNAKFTVTSGRVILNEILANEPGSATAGEFVELVNVGSTAMDLSGWVLWDATAVRHTFASGTVLAPGKALVVFGAASGMPLCSCTSNAVAATTGNLSLGNTGDTVTVKNAAGTVIDTFTYSSALAAADGVSMNRSPDAQPVGSFVLHNTLSPLSASAGKRANGSSF; from the coding sequence GTGAAGTTCTCCGATGGCAGCATCGCGTCGGGAGTGACCGTTTATGCCAGGGTGCCATCGAGCACCCTCGCGTATCGGACCACCGCGGACGCAGCCGGTATGTACTCGCTGCAGTTGATTCCTGGCACCTACTACGTCGGCGTCGACTTCGCCTTCCACAACTTCAATGGCATGGAGACCCTGGTCCCCGCCCAGCCCATCAGCACGCCCACCACGCTCAATCTGACGGCCCATGACATCCAGCTCAACGGCCGGGTCGTCAACAGCAGCGGCCAGCCTGTAGCCAACGTGCGCCTGTGGGGCGAGGCGGTGAGTGGCGGCTACGACTCGGATCGTGAGCTGTCTCCCGTGTCTGGGGCCGACGGCCGCTTCCAGGTGCGCATGCTTCCTGGCACCTACTCCTCGATGCAGTTGGAGCCTCCCCCGGGTGGCCCCTATGTCATCACGCCTCTTCCGAATCAGACGTTCTCGAGCAACACCACGCAGGACTTCGTCCTGGGCAGTGTCATCAACCTCTCCGGGCAGGTGAAGTTCTCCGACGGGAGCATCGCGGCGGGAGCGACCGTTTATGCCAAAACATCCTCGGGCAGCGCCACGTATCGGGCGACCACGGATGCAGCCGGTATGTACTCGCTGCAGTTCATCCCGGGTACCTACAGCGTCGGCGTCGAGTTCACCTCACCCGGCTTCACTGGCACGGCGCTCGTGTTTTCCTCCCGGGCCTTCAGCACCAGTAGCACACTCGACCTGACGACCCAGGACATCCAGCTCAACGGCCGGGTCGTCAACAGCAGCGGCCAGCCGGTGGCCAACGTGTACCTGCGGGGCGGGGTGCATCGCGACAACGGCTGGAATGGGCTGTCTCCCGTGTCTGGAGCCGACGGCCGCTTCCAGGTACGCATGCTTCCAGCCACCTACCTCTCGATGAAACTGGAGCCTCCCACGGGTAGCCCCTACGCCGTCACTCCTCTGCCCAATCAGACGTTCTCGGGCAACACCACGCAGGACTTCGTCCTGGGCAGCGTCATCAGCCTCTCTGGGCAAGTGAAGTTCTCCGATGGCAGCATCGCGGCGGGAGTGAGCGTCTATGCCAAGGAACCCTCGAGCTCCACCGCCACGTATCAGGCCACCACGGATGCAGCCGGTATGTACTCGCTGCAGTTGATCCCTGGCACCTACAGCGTCGGCGTCGAGTTCGCCTCACCCGGCTTCACGGGCTCGCAGACCCTGCTGTTCTCCCAGCCCTTCAGCACCCCGGCCCCACTCAACCTGACGGCCCAGGACATCCAGCTCAATGGCCGGGTCGTCAACAGCAGCGGCCAGCCGGTGGCCAACGTGCGCCTGCGGGGCTCGATGTATCGCAGCAACGGCTGGAATGACCTGTCTGCCCTGTCTGGAGCCGACGGCCGCTTTCAGGTGCGCATGTTCCCAGGCACCTACTCCTCGATGCTGCTCGAGCCGTACACCCCCGCCTACCTGATGGCGCCGCTGCCGAACCAAACGTTCTCCGCTTCCCTCAGCCAGGAGTTTGTCATCGGCGACACCAACGAGTGCATGGTGAACAACGGCGGGTGCAACGTGAACGCCACCTGCACGAACCTCCCTGGCTCGCGCACGTGCGCCTGCAACTCCGGCTACACGGGGGATGGCATCAGCTGCGTGGAGGTGAGTCCCGCGGCGCTGACCGTCACCGCCCCCAACGGCGGCGAAGAGTGGTCCACGGGCTCCGTCCGGAACATCACCTGGACGTCCTCCAGGGTGAGCCAGGTGAATCTCCGGTATTCGCTCGACAACGGCGCCACCTGGACGCTCATCGCCGCCAACGTGCCTGCCGACTTGGGCGCTTATGCCTGGACGCTGCCTGCCTCGACTTCTTTGAACGCCCTCGTGCGCATCGCGGACGCCCAGAATGGGACCCTCGTGGATACCAGCAACGCCAAGTTCACCGTGACCTCCGGGCGTGTCATCCTCAATGAGATCCTCGCCAACGAGCCCGGCTCGGCCACCGCTGGCGAGTTTGTCGAGCTGGTCAACGTGGGCAGCACGGCCATGGATCTCAGCGGCTGGGTCCTCTGGGACGCCACGGCGGTGCGCCACACGTTTGCTTCCGGCACCGTGCTTGCTCCAGGCAAGGCCCTGGTGGTGTTCGGTGCGGCTTCTGGTATGCCATTGTGCTCCTGCACGTCCAATGCCGTGGCTGCCACCACCGGCAACCTCAGCCTGGGCAACACCGGCGATACGGTCACCGTGAAGAACGCCGCTGGCACCGTCATCGACACCTTCACCTATTCCAGCGCATTGGCCGCGGCCGATGGCGTGTCGATGAACCGCAGCCCAGATGCCCAGCCGGTGGGAAGCTTCGTGCTGCACAACACGCTCTCGCCTCTCTCAGCCTCGGCTGGCAAGCGCGCGAACGGATCCTCCTTCTAA
- a CDS encoding spore-associated protein A, with translation MNTTNSNMPRFWILKTLLLTTLFACGGPEAESPDDFQTQSSEQVDDRSKVIDSGNVPEEVHPEDSYNALAYNGACGSGYGVIDSHAVAGGTVYLTYNSSTGKNCVVTVRNSPGNRVQMCAKVSRAGAAWVQDCGSYTTYAGPVYVAAPNACIDWGGSIGGSPYHEYNTHCG, from the coding sequence ATGAACACAACGAATTCGAACATGCCTCGTTTCTGGATCCTCAAGACGCTTCTGCTCACCACGCTCTTCGCCTGCGGCGGTCCGGAGGCGGAATCGCCCGATGATTTTCAGACGCAGTCATCGGAACAGGTGGATGACCGCTCGAAGGTCATCGACAGCGGGAATGTTCCGGAGGAAGTGCATCCCGAGGACTCCTACAACGCACTTGCCTACAACGGAGCCTGTGGTTCTGGCTATGGGGTGATCGACTCACACGCGGTGGCTGGCGGTACGGTCTACCTCACCTACAACAGCAGCACGGGTAAGAATTGTGTCGTCACCGTTCGGAACTCACCGGGCAACCGAGTCCAGATGTGCGCAAAAGTGTCGAGGGCGGGAGCGGCCTGGGTCCAAGATTGCGGCTCGTATACCACTTATGCAGGTCCAGTGTATGTGGCTGCTCCCAATGCCTGTATCGATTGGGGGGGCTCGATCGGCGGTTCGCCCTACCATGAATACAACACGCACTGTGGCTGA